From a single Planctomycetota bacterium genomic region:
- a CDS encoding Gfo/Idh/MocA family oxidoreductase, translating into MNQNANELRLGIIGIGGMGSAHLSMLTGPNPVSRLRITAIADTDPRKLDRGLNEFAHHPVKGFATPEELMASGEVDAILIATPHYLHPPLAIKGFDHGLHVLSEKPAGVYTKQVKEMNAAAEKAKAEKGLVFGIMFNQRTRKSHQQMRKLVQSGELGEIKRTMYVLTDWFRTQFYYDTAGWKGTWEGEGGAVLLNQSPHNLDLWQWICGMPKRVRAFCKMGHHHHIETEDEVTAYVEYENGATGVFVTSTGEAPGSQFMEIAADHGKVTLEGSDIRYWRTPDSVKQFLDESEQSFDKPETWDTKIPGGNGPEHRGILINFTEAILDGKPLLAPGTDGLNGVALANAMLMSAWKDDWVDLPIDDNEYHQLLQEKISTSTFIKKTREVDIAPVASF; encoded by the coding sequence ATGAACCAAAACGCCAACGAACTGCGACTGGGCATCATCGGCATCGGCGGCATGGGCAGCGCGCACCTGTCCATGCTCACCGGCCCCAACCCCGTCTCCCGCCTCCGCATCACGGCCATCGCGGATACCGATCCGAGAAAGCTCGACCGCGGGCTCAACGAGTTCGCGCACCACCCGGTCAAAGGCTTCGCGACGCCGGAGGAACTCATGGCGTCCGGCGAGGTCGACGCGATCCTCATCGCGACGCCCCACTACCTGCACCCGCCGCTGGCGATCAAGGGCTTCGACCACGGCCTGCATGTGCTCAGCGAAAAGCCGGCCGGGGTTTACACTAAGCAGGTCAAGGAGATGAACGCCGCCGCCGAGAAAGCCAAGGCCGAGAAGGGCCTGGTCTTCGGCATCATGTTCAACCAGCGCACCCGCAAGTCGCATCAGCAGATGCGCAAGCTCGTCCAGTCCGGCGAGCTCGGCGAGATCAAACGCACCATGTACGTGCTCACCGACTGGTTCCGCACGCAGTTCTACTACGACACCGCCGGCTGGAAAGGAACCTGGGAAGGTGAAGGCGGCGCGGTGCTGCTCAACCAGTCGCCGCACAACCTCGACCTCTGGCAATGGATCTGCGGCATGCCCAAGCGTGTCCGCGCGTTCTGCAAGATGGGTCACCACCATCACATCGAAACCGAGGACGAGGTCACCGCCTACGTCGAATATGAGAACGGCGCGACAGGCGTCTTCGTCACCAGCACCGGCGAGGCACCCGGCAGCCAGTTCATGGAGATCGCCGCCGATCATGGCAAGGTCACGCTCGAAGGCAGCGACATCCGCTACTGGCGAACGCCCGACAGCGTGAAGCAGTTCCTCGACGAAAGCGAACAGTCCTTCGACAAGCCCGAAACCTGGGACACCAAGATCCCCGGCGGCAACGGTCCCGAACACCGCGGCATCCTCATCAACTTCACCGAGGCCATCCTCGACGGCAAGCCCCTACTCGCCCCCGGCACCGACGGCCTCAACGGCGTCGCCCTCGCCAACGCCATGCTCATGTCCGCGTGGAAAGACGATTGGGTTGACCTGCCGATCGACGACAACGAGTACCACCAGTTACTGCAGGAAAAGATCAGCACCAGCACCTTCATCAAAAAGACCCGCGAAGTAGACATCGCCCCAGTGGCGAGCTTCTGA